One Glycine max cultivar Williams 82 chromosome 3, Glycine_max_v4.0, whole genome shotgun sequence DNA window includes the following coding sequences:
- the LOC100797778 gene encoding serine/arginine-rich splicing factor RS41 isoform X1, with protein MKPVFCGNLDFDARQSDVERLFRRYGKVDRVDMKSGFAFVYMEDERDAEYAIRRLDRTEFGRKGRRIRVEWTKQERDSRRSGGDSRKSSSNSRPSKTLFVINFDPVNARTRDLERHFDSYGKILNIRIRRNFAFIQFESQEDATRALEATNLSKFMDRVITVEYAIRDDDDRDRRNGYSPDRRGHDSPDGRYGRGRSPSPYRRGRGSPDYGHGSNPSSRPEPRGSPKYDRAESPINGRYDSRSPPPRDRSRS; from the exons atgaaacctGTTTTCTGCGGAAACCTGGATTTCGACGCGCGTCAATCCGACGTGGAGAGGCTCTTCAGAAGATACGGCAAGGTTGATAGAGTCGACATGAAATCCG GGTTTGCTTTCGTCTACATGGAAGATGAACGTGATGCTGAGTATGCAATCAGAAGGCTTGATAGAACAGAATTTGGTAGAAAGGGTCGCCGGATTCGTGTTGAGTGGACTAAG CAAGAACGTGACAGTAGAAGGTCAGGTGGTGATTCCAGAAAATCTTCATCTAATTCAAGACCATCCAAAACTttgtttgttataaattttgatccCGTTAATGCCAGGACAAGGGATCTGGAGAGACATTTTGATTCCTAtgggaaaatattaaatataagaatCAGAAGGAATTTTGCTTTTATTCAGTTTGAATCCCAGGAGGATGCTACTAGAGCTTTGGAGGCGACCAACCTGAG CAAGTTTATGGACCGTGTTATCACTGTGGAGTATGCCATAAGAGATGATGATGACAGAGACAGAAGGAATGGATACAGTCCTGATAGAAGAGGCCATGACTCTCCTGATGGGAGATATGGTCGTGGTAGATCCCCCAGTCCATATCGTAGAGGTAGGGGTAGCCCAGATTATGGTCATGGATCGAATCCATCTTCCAGACCAGAACCAAGAGGAAGCCCCAAGTATGATCGAGCTGAAAGCCCAATAAATGGGAGATATGATAG cCGGTCTCCCCCACCCCGAGATAGGTCTCGATCTTGA
- the LOC100810553 gene encoding RING-H2 finger protein ATL39 encodes MGIDTNLVTTVIGFGLSATFIVFVCARIICGRLRERTRTIYEIEAITDIERAEYHGNDPAPAFVAAIPTLNFNHEAFSSIETTQCVICLAEYKEKELLRIIPKCGHTFHLSCIDMWLRKQSTCPVCRLSLQNALETKHVRHATFTIRHSLDESNTAERNTDSDQRLVELDSSNDSQQPTLGEPEARQ; translated from the exons ATGGGTATCGATACCAATTTGGTGACCACTGTCATTGGCTTTGGTTTGAGTGCAACTTTCATTGTTTTTGTTTGCGCAAGAATAATTTGTGGAAGACTACGAGAGCGAACACGGACTATATATGAAATTGAAGCAATAACAGATATAGAAcgg GCAGAATATCATGGTAATGACCCTGCGCCTGCTTTTGTTGCTGCAATCCCCACTTTGAATTTCAACCATGAAGCCTTCAGTTCAATTGAAACTACACA GTGTGTGATATGCTTGGCAGAGTACAAAGAAAAAGAGCTATTGCGAATCATACCTAAATGTGGCCACACATTTCACCTTTCTTGCATTGATATGTGGCTGAGAAAACAGTCCACATGTCCAGTGTGTCGTTTGTCACTGCAGAATGCTCTTGAAACAAAACATGTGAGGCATGCAACGTTTACCATCAGGCATTCTCTTGATGAGTCCAATACTGCAGAAAGGAACACAGATAGTGATCAGAGGCTAGTTGAACTTGATTCTAGTAACGACTCCCAACAACCAACTTTGGGAGAACCAGAAGCTAGACAGTGA
- the LOC100797778 gene encoding serine/arginine-rich splicing factor RS41 isoform X3: MEDERDAEYAIRRLDRTEFGRKGRRIRVEWTKQERDSRRSGGDSRKSSSNSRPSKTLFVINFDPVNARTRDLERHFDSYGKILNIRIRRNFAFIQFESQEDATRALEATNLSKFMDRVITVEYAIRDDDDRDRRNGYSPDRRGHDSPDGRYGRGRSPSPYRRGRGSPDYGHGSNPSSRPEPRGSPKYDRAESPINGRYDSRSPPPRDRSRS; encoded by the exons ATGGAAGATGAACGTGATGCTGAGTATGCAATCAGAAGGCTTGATAGAACAGAATTTGGTAGAAAGGGTCGCCGGATTCGTGTTGAGTGGACTAAG CAAGAACGTGACAGTAGAAGGTCAGGTGGTGATTCCAGAAAATCTTCATCTAATTCAAGACCATCCAAAACTttgtttgttataaattttgatccCGTTAATGCCAGGACAAGGGATCTGGAGAGACATTTTGATTCCTAtgggaaaatattaaatataagaatCAGAAGGAATTTTGCTTTTATTCAGTTTGAATCCCAGGAGGATGCTACTAGAGCTTTGGAGGCGACCAACCTGAG CAAGTTTATGGACCGTGTTATCACTGTGGAGTATGCCATAAGAGATGATGATGACAGAGACAGAAGGAATGGATACAGTCCTGATAGAAGAGGCCATGACTCTCCTGATGGGAGATATGGTCGTGGTAGATCCCCCAGTCCATATCGTAGAGGTAGGGGTAGCCCAGATTATGGTCATGGATCGAATCCATCTTCCAGACCAGAACCAAGAGGAAGCCCCAAGTATGATCGAGCTGAAAGCCCAATAAATGGGAGATATGATAG cCGGTCTCCCCCACCCCGAGATAGGTCTCGATCTTGA
- the LOC100809481 gene encoding protein-ribulosamine 3-kinase, chloroplastic isoform X1 gives MTSAHVGAMSSSTCFPSLPRLLRPSFTKTKSSPKFSMSMSKDPVREWILSDGKATEITKISPVGGGCINLASRYDTDAGSFFVKTNRSIGPSMFEAEALGLGAMYETGTIRVPKPYKVGPLPTGGSFIIMEFIQFGASRGYQSDLGRKLAEMHKAGKSSKGFGFDVDNTIGSTPQVNTWSSDWVQFYGEHRLGYQLKLALDQYGDRTIYDKGQRLVKSMAPLFANVVIEPCLLHGDLWSGNISSDKNGEPVILDPACYYGHSEAEFGMSWCAGFGGSFYNSYFEVMPKLPGFEERRDLYMLYHYLNHYNLFGSGYRSSAMSIIDDYLAILKA, from the exons ATGACGAGTGCACACGTGGGAGCCATGTCTAGTTCTACATGCTTCCCTTCACTTCCTCGACTTCTTCGACCTTCTTTCACCAAAACCAAATCATCACCTA AGTTCAGCATGAGCATGAGCAAGGATCCGGTTCGTGAGTGGATTCTTTCTGATGGGAAAGCTACGGAGATAACCAAAATTAGCCCTGTTGGTGGGGGTTGTATCAATCTTGCTAGTCGCTACGACACCGATGCTGGTTCATTCTTTGTTAAAACAAACAG GAGTATTGGACCATCCATGTTTGAAGCTGAGGCTCTTGGTTTAGGAGCTATGTATGAAACCGGGACTATCCGTGTACCTAAGCCCTATAAG GTTGGACCGCTACCTACTGGTGGTTCTTTCATCATTATGGAATTCATACAATTTGGTGCATCTAGAGGCTATCAG TCTGATCTAGGGAGGAAGCTTGCTGAAATGCATAAAGCTGGAAAATCTAGTAAAGGCTTTGGTTTCGATGTTGATAACACCATTGGCAG CACTCCACAAGTAAACACCTGGTCATCAGATTGGGTTCAATTTTATGGAGAGCATAGATTGGGTTACCAGTTGAAGTTGGCATTAGACCAGTATGGTGACAGAACTATTTATGACAAAG GACAGAGACTGGTGAAAAGCATGGCACCCTTGTTTGCCAATGTAGTGATAGAACCATGCTTACTACACGGAGACCTCTGGAGTGGAAACATCAGTTCTGACAAAAATGGAGAGCCTGTCATATTGGACCCTGCATGTTATT ATGGACACAGTGAAGCAGAATTTGGTATGTCTTGGTGTGCTGGCTTTGGAGGATCATTCTATAATTCTTATTTTGAG GTGATGCCTAAGCTACCAGGCTTTGAGGAGAGGAGAGACCTTTATATGCTGTATcactatttaaatcattacaaTCTCTTTGGTTCTGGATACCGATCTTCCGCCATGTCTATAATCGATGATTATCTTGCAATTTTAAAAGCTTAG
- the LOC100797778 gene encoding serine/arginine-rich splicing factor RS41 isoform X2 yields the protein MTFAQCSISNMFQHRNHDDFATVAGFAFVYMEDERDAEYAIRRLDRTEFGRKGRRIRVEWTKQERDSRRSGGDSRKSSSNSRPSKTLFVINFDPVNARTRDLERHFDSYGKILNIRIRRNFAFIQFESQEDATRALEATNLSKFMDRVITVEYAIRDDDDRDRRNGYSPDRRGHDSPDGRYGRGRSPSPYRRGRGSPDYGHGSNPSSRPEPRGSPKYDRAESPINGRYDSRSPPPRDRSRS from the exons ATGACTTTTGCTCAGTGTTCAATTTCCAACATGTTTCAACATAGAAACCATGATGATTTCGCAACTGTGGCAG GGTTTGCTTTCGTCTACATGGAAGATGAACGTGATGCTGAGTATGCAATCAGAAGGCTTGATAGAACAGAATTTGGTAGAAAGGGTCGCCGGATTCGTGTTGAGTGGACTAAG CAAGAACGTGACAGTAGAAGGTCAGGTGGTGATTCCAGAAAATCTTCATCTAATTCAAGACCATCCAAAACTttgtttgttataaattttgatccCGTTAATGCCAGGACAAGGGATCTGGAGAGACATTTTGATTCCTAtgggaaaatattaaatataagaatCAGAAGGAATTTTGCTTTTATTCAGTTTGAATCCCAGGAGGATGCTACTAGAGCTTTGGAGGCGACCAACCTGAG CAAGTTTATGGACCGTGTTATCACTGTGGAGTATGCCATAAGAGATGATGATGACAGAGACAGAAGGAATGGATACAGTCCTGATAGAAGAGGCCATGACTCTCCTGATGGGAGATATGGTCGTGGTAGATCCCCCAGTCCATATCGTAGAGGTAGGGGTAGCCCAGATTATGGTCATGGATCGAATCCATCTTCCAGACCAGAACCAAGAGGAAGCCCCAAGTATGATCGAGCTGAAAGCCCAATAAATGGGAGATATGATAG cCGGTCTCCCCCACCCCGAGATAGGTCTCGATCTTGA
- the LOC100809481 gene encoding protein-ribulosamine 3-kinase, chloroplastic isoform X2 — translation MTSAHVGAMSSSTCFPSLPRLLRPSFTKTKSSPKFSMSMSKDPVREWILSDGKATEITKISPVGGGCINLASRYDTDAGSFFVKTNRSIGPSMFEAEALGLGAMYETGTIRVPKPYKVGPLPTGGSFIIMEFIQFGASRGYQSDLGRKLAEMHKAGKSSKGFGFDVDNTIGSTPQVNTWSSDWVQFYGEHRLGYQLKLALDQYGDRTIYDKVIEPCLLHGDLWSGNISSDKNGEPVILDPACYYGHSEAEFGMSWCAGFGGSFYNSYFEVMPKLPGFEERRDLYMLYHYLNHYNLFGSGYRSSAMSIIDDYLAILKA, via the exons ATGACGAGTGCACACGTGGGAGCCATGTCTAGTTCTACATGCTTCCCTTCACTTCCTCGACTTCTTCGACCTTCTTTCACCAAAACCAAATCATCACCTA AGTTCAGCATGAGCATGAGCAAGGATCCGGTTCGTGAGTGGATTCTTTCTGATGGGAAAGCTACGGAGATAACCAAAATTAGCCCTGTTGGTGGGGGTTGTATCAATCTTGCTAGTCGCTACGACACCGATGCTGGTTCATTCTTTGTTAAAACAAACAG GAGTATTGGACCATCCATGTTTGAAGCTGAGGCTCTTGGTTTAGGAGCTATGTATGAAACCGGGACTATCCGTGTACCTAAGCCCTATAAG GTTGGACCGCTACCTACTGGTGGTTCTTTCATCATTATGGAATTCATACAATTTGGTGCATCTAGAGGCTATCAG TCTGATCTAGGGAGGAAGCTTGCTGAAATGCATAAAGCTGGAAAATCTAGTAAAGGCTTTGGTTTCGATGTTGATAACACCATTGGCAG CACTCCACAAGTAAACACCTGGTCATCAGATTGGGTTCAATTTTATGGAGAGCATAGATTGGGTTACCAGTTGAAGTTGGCATTAGACCAGTATGGTGACAGAACTATTTATGACAAAG TGATAGAACCATGCTTACTACACGGAGACCTCTGGAGTGGAAACATCAGTTCTGACAAAAATGGAGAGCCTGTCATATTGGACCCTGCATGTTATT ATGGACACAGTGAAGCAGAATTTGGTATGTCTTGGTGTGCTGGCTTTGGAGGATCATTCTATAATTCTTATTTTGAG GTGATGCCTAAGCTACCAGGCTTTGAGGAGAGGAGAGACCTTTATATGCTGTATcactatttaaatcattacaaTCTCTTTGGTTCTGGATACCGATCTTCCGCCATGTCTATAATCGATGATTATCTTGCAATTTTAAAAGCTTAG